A single window of Hyla sarda isolate aHylSar1 chromosome 2, aHylSar1.hap1, whole genome shotgun sequence DNA harbors:
- the LOC130358389 gene encoding matrilysin-like — translation MMQLHCLVLFSLCYGALAMPRPQNNGVISSTDQDFAEEYLKKFYTSNARDRTSMTEKLEMMQRFFRMKVTGKLDKDTMNIMKAPRCGMPDVAEFTTFQGRPRWQKTSITYRILNYTPDLPSSVVDDSIQKALNVWSQVTPLRFTKVNSGDADILIQFRARTHGDSNPFDGQSGVLAHAYAPGNGIGGDAHFDEDERWTNTRAGFNLFLVAAHEFGHSLGLGHSDDRRALMFPTYQSVEVNNFRLSQDDINGIQSLYGRRRK, via the exons ATGATGCAACTACATTGCTTGGTTCTCTTTTCACTGTGTTATGGTGCACTTGCCATGCCAAGACCACAAAACAATGGTGTAATCAGCTCTACAGATCAGGATTTTGCAGAG gaatacctaaaaaaattttacacatcAAATGCTAGAGATAGAACTTCAATGACTGAGAAACTTGAGATGATGCAAAGATTTTTCAGGATGAAAGTAACAGGAAAGCTGGACAAAGATACAATGAATATAATGAAAGCCCCAAGATGTGGTATGCCAGATGTGGCTGAATTCACTACGTTCCAGGGAAGACCAAGATGGCAGAAAACCTCTATTACCTACAG AATTTTGAATTACACCCCAGATCTTCCATCCAGCGTGGTTGATGATTCGATCCAGAAGGCACTCAATGTTTGGAGCCAAGTCACTCCACTGAGGTTCACTAAAGTCAACAGTGGAGACGCAGATATTCTCATCCAGTTCAGAGCACGAA CACATGGTGATTCTAATCCATTTGATGGCCAAAGTGGGGTGCTAGCTCATGCCTACGCTCCTGGAAATGGGATAGGGGGTGATGCCCATTTTGATGAAGATGAAAGATGGACAAATACCCGAGCAG GCTTCAACCTCTTCCTGGTGGCCGCTCATGAATTCGGTCATTCCCTGGGACTCGGTCACTCTGACGACCGTCGGGCCCTGATGTTCCCCACCTACCAATCTGTAGAAGTGAATAATTTCCGCCTGTCACAAGACGACATCAATggaatccagtcactgtatggtagaAGGCGCAAGTAA